The following nucleotide sequence is from Thermodesulfobacteriota bacterium.
CCCGCATGTCCGTCGCGGGCGCGCAGTTGATGAGCTGGTTCGGCGTCGCGTGCGAGCTGCACCGCGACTGGCGGAACGACGTCGCCGGGCTGGCCGCGCTGCTTTCCGCCCACATCCCCGACTACCGCAACCTGATCGACAGCCACACGGCGTTCAGGACCGGGAAGTAAGCCCCCAACGTCCCGCCCGTCTCCCCACCCGTTTTCAAGGAATGGGCGGTCGGGTCGGGCGGGCTCGCGCCCGGCTTCGGAATCGCCGCAATTCCCCCGATCTTTCGCTGAAAATTTCCCTTCATTCCGCCGATAAACGTTTCCATCAACGCTTGCGGCGGAACAGGGTGCCATGAAAAAGACACTTCGCCTCGCTCTCCCTTTCTGCATCGCCTGGATCCTTGCGGTCGGACCTTCGGCCCGTGCCGGCGCCGCCGGCGACCCGTACGCCGATGCGGTGCGGAACGCCGATTCCCTCATCGCGGATTTCGAGCGGGCCGCCGATTCCGGCCGGGAGGCCGCGGCCCGGGAAGCGGCGCTGCGGCTGCAGAAGGACCCCATCGCGGTGCAGCGGGTCAACCAGAAAGGCTCGGACGCCTTGAAGGGACGGCTCAACGGCGTCCTGGACTCTGTCAAGGACCGGACCCGGGAGCTGGCCCGGGAGCGGATCGCGAAACACTACGGCGTGAAGCCCGAGGAGGTCACCTTCTTCGAGGCGACCAATCCGTCCGCGAAACCGAAGGTGGGGCAGGATTGGGACCTGACGGCCCGGGTCCGGGGGATGGACGTTCCCGTGGAGGTTTCCCGTCCCGTCGTGCACGATTCGTATTACGAGGCGTACCACGGCGGCAAGGCGCCGACGCGCGAAGCGGCGTCGGCCTTCGCCGAGGGGCAGGCGGTGGAAGTGACCGATTACCGCCACCGCGAGGCCTACGGAGGCAGCCGCAGCGAGGGCTCGCGCATCATCACGGGGCCGAAGGACCAGCAGCTCCGCGACCCGGCGCAGATCTCCAAGGCCATCGAGGACAAGAGCAACGCCCCGCGCCAGAAGGCCATCGAGCTCGAGCGGATGGGGAGGCACAACGAGGCCCAGGGGCAATGGCTGGAGCAGGCCCGCCAGTACGACAAGCAGTTCGATCGGCAGATCAAGCCGCGGGTCGAGGCCGCCGGCGGCAAGGTGCCGCAGCAGGTCGTCAAGGGATCGGCCATCCTCAAGGAGGTCGCCGAGGGGCGGATCTCGCCGGCCGAGGGGCGCCAACGGCTGGCGGCCATGGGTGAAACGCCGGAATCCATCATCAACAAGGGAGCGGGGCTGGTCGAGGAATCGCAGAAACTGCGCGCTCCCGGGAGCAAGGGGCCGGCGGCGCCCGACGTTGTGGTGGACAACGTGCGCGACCGGATGGAATTGAGCAGGCTTGAGCGCGCCGCCAAGGAAAAGGCGGCGCTGGATGCCGGCGGGAAAAGTCCCGCGGCGGCGACCGTCGAGCCGGTCGAAGCGCCAGGAAAGGGGACGGGCGCAAAGCCGCGACCGGCGGCGCAGAACGCGCCTTCCCGGAGCGGTGCGGCCGGTCCTGCCGAAAAGCCCGCGGCCGGGAGCGCCGGACGTGTGGGGAATGCCGTGGGCGGCGCGCTCGGCCTGGCGGACCTCTACGTGAACTACCAGGCGTGCGTCGCGGAGGGGCGGGGCGACCAGGAGTGCTTCAAGGAGTTCGCTTTCGTGGTCATGGGCGGCGGCGTGGCAGCGGGCGCCGGCGGTGTCGCCTTCGAGACGCTGGCCGCCCTGGGGGTCAGCACGGCCACCATGACTGCGCTCACCACGGCCATGACGGCGGCCGGCATCCCCCTGGCCGCATACGGCGTCTACAAGGGCGGCATGCGCTGGGCCGAAGCGCCGGCCGTCGAGGCCGAAAACCGGCTGCGGCAGCAGCAGAAGGAGCTGCTGCCGCGCTTCGGCGAGCTGGCCGGGGGCGTCCGGGGCGAAATCCAGGGGCTGCGGTCGCTGGCCGCCCGGCACGGCGGGCTCTGCGGGAAGCTGTCCGCCCAGGGCGCCTCGGCGAAGGCGCTGCGCGAGGAGACGGAAGCGCTTGCAGGGCAGCTCAAAACGGCCGCCGAAGCGGTCGTCGCGCAGAGCCGCGGCTGCGCCGGGGGCGCCGCCGTCGCCGCCGAGATCGCCGCGCTCCGCACATCGGTGAAGGGGCAGGAAGAACGGGTCGCCGGGGATATCGAGATCGCCCTGGCCGCGGCCGG
It contains:
- a CDS encoding PKD domain-containing protein → MKKTLRLALPFCIAWILAVGPSARAGAAGDPYADAVRNADSLIADFERAADSGREAAAREAALRLQKDPIAVQRVNQKGSDALKGRLNGVLDSVKDRTRELARERIAKHYGVKPEEVTFFEATNPSAKPKVGQDWDLTARVRGMDVPVEVSRPVVHDSYYEAYHGGKAPTREAASAFAEGQAVEVTDYRHREAYGGSRSEGSRIITGPKDQQLRDPAQISKAIEDKSNAPRQKAIELERMGRHNEAQGQWLEQARQYDKQFDRQIKPRVEAAGGKVPQQVVKGSAILKEVAEGRISPAEGRQRLAAMGETPESIINKGAGLVEESQKLRAPGSKGPAAPDVVVDNVRDRMELSRLERAAKEKAALDAGGKSPAAATVEPVEAPGKGTGAKPRPAAQNAPSRSGAAGPAEKPAAGSAGRVGNAVGGALGLADLYVNYQACVAEGRGDQECFKEFAFVVMGGGVAAGAGGVAFETLAALGVSTATMTALTTAMTAAGIPLAAYGVYKGGMRWAEAPAVEAENRLRQQQKELLPRFGELAGGVRGEIQGLRSLAARHGGLCGKLSAQGASAKALREETEALAGQLKTAAEAVVAQSRGCAGGAAVAAEIAALRTSVKGQEERVAGDIEIALAAAGSCSGKADADKIRSIYDKCKGTAAGMAAASTAARGRNKRLGDLKAAADGAASRLAAAEDIRARMGANNAAIHAIAAERTAGNEALKALRGEMAAKRAAIEARIGHLAGLLPENAPSPVYREELERSLNDVAVLRNDLHETPAPLECAAQEGEAAPVAQWSLEMENLFAGADGLFAKAREAARGCEAVATAEDAVGEIEAAAQRAREAVGRNAHLPERAAACAAGDRTALGAAIGGPAQARIGTAVTLVANVTLGGAPVNEADGYTFRWETSDGRSVAGKRSVTFTPRTPGHKRVTLIVGDAKGRSATAAAAIFVPKPLSVSIGADRQPAAAGEQVTLSAAVGDEAELCPCTFQWRSDAAAPQGSTKSVRLTYPRAGSYTVALTAVDRYGQSAATTHTVTVKDPPATKDAAGFRAVPRNAEEESLRLERLRQAEKDRQLRQAKEERDRRAAEEERLRLQREEQERIRE